In one window of Zhongshania aliphaticivorans DNA:
- the eda gene encoding bifunctional 4-hydroxy-2-oxoglutarate aldolase/2-dehydro-3-deoxy-phosphogluconate aldolase, which translates to MSDALRVLQGAAPVMAVANFSSMGHAQACAELFAEAKIPAIQITLSDRQAWQMVKLCKDMMPFAKVGVGSVLSRRQMLRVADEADFAVSPGFSQELSILARKTLTPYIPGVATASEIMAAMNEEHRVLSCFPAANVGGASLLESLSAAFPDVTFYPAGGISATDYLDYLVLEKVACVGGSWMVPSEQAITSNRDDILAMLRQIYG; encoded by the coding sequence ATGAGCGATGCGCTGAGAGTTTTACAAGGCGCAGCACCGGTGATGGCCGTTGCTAACTTTAGTTCAATGGGTCATGCACAAGCTTGTGCTGAGTTGTTTGCCGAGGCCAAAATACCCGCGATACAAATAACACTTAGCGATCGTCAAGCTTGGCAGATGGTAAAACTGTGTAAAGACATGATGCCCTTTGCCAAGGTCGGCGTTGGGTCAGTGCTAAGTCGCAGGCAGATGTTGCGGGTAGCAGATGAAGCTGATTTCGCCGTTAGCCCGGGTTTTTCTCAAGAGTTGTCGATACTCGCTAGAAAGACCTTAACGCCCTATATTCCCGGCGTAGCCACTGCCAGCGAGATAATGGCTGCGATGAATGAAGAGCATCGTGTACTTAGTTGTTTCCCTGCTGCAAATGTGGGGGGCGCTAGCTTATTAGAGTCACTTTCTGCTGCGTTTCCCGATGTCACTTTTTATCCTGCAGGTGGTATATCCGCCACTGATTACCTCGATTATTTGGTGCTTGAAAAAGTGGCCTGTGTAGGGGGGAGTTGGATGGTCCCTAGTGAGCAGGCAATTACGAGTAACCGTGATGATATTTTAGCTATGCTCAGGCAGATATATGGCTAA
- a CDS encoding ABC transporter permease has product MSRQHVRKRGLNFTRINAVFVKELIQMRRDRLTFAVMLAIPILELVLFGYAINTDPKHLPTAVHIEEYTPQVRSIVTGLVHSEYFDINTEIADSRSAEHLLASGDAVFVIEIPSGFTKRLIRGERPSLLVAADATDPVAASNAIGRINTIVSQALSKDLTGALSHLQGDAGPVEVVVHPRYNPEGITQYNIVPGLLGVILTMTLVMITGVAMTRETERGTMENLLAMPGTPLEVMIGKILPFLGVGAVQTVIVLCVAHWMFSVPFVGSIGLLLISVALFIIANLALGFTFSTIAKTQIQAMQLTVFFFLPSMLLSGFMFPFRGMPLWAQIIGEGLPLTHFLRVVRGIMLKGAGFNDLRGELVAIVVFMVVVVLIAMLRYKRTLD; this is encoded by the coding sequence ATCAATGCGGTGTTTGTTAAAGAGCTAATTCAAATGCGCAGAGACAGATTAACCTTTGCGGTGATGTTAGCTATCCCTATTTTAGAGTTGGTATTGTTTGGTTACGCCATCAACACCGACCCAAAACATTTACCAACGGCGGTACATATAGAGGAATACACCCCGCAAGTTCGGAGTATTGTTACCGGTTTAGTGCATTCTGAATATTTTGATATAAATACAGAAATTGCAGATTCACGTAGTGCCGAGCATTTGCTTGCCAGCGGTGACGCGGTATTTGTTATTGAAATTCCTAGCGGATTTACCAAGCGTTTAATCAGAGGGGAGCGGCCCTCGTTATTGGTGGCGGCGGATGCCACTGATCCGGTGGCAGCCTCGAACGCTATAGGCAGAATTAATACCATTGTCAGCCAAGCTTTGAGTAAAGATTTAACAGGTGCTTTATCGCATTTACAGGGCGATGCCGGTCCCGTGGAGGTGGTAGTTCATCCACGTTATAACCCTGAAGGTATCACTCAATACAATATTGTTCCTGGCCTGCTTGGCGTCATATTAACAATGACCTTAGTGATGATTACGGGGGTCGCCATGACGCGGGAAACCGAGCGCGGCACAATGGAAAATCTATTGGCTATGCCAGGCACTCCCTTAGAGGTGATGATCGGTAAAATCCTACCCTTTCTGGGTGTCGGGGCCGTACAGACAGTGATTGTTTTATGTGTTGCGCACTGGATGTTCTCCGTACCTTTCGTTGGCAGCATTGGCTTATTGTTGATCAGCGTTGCCCTTTTTATTATTGCTAATTTGGCGCTGGGATTTACCTTTTCGACGATTGCTAAAACACAAATTCAAGCCATGCAATTGACGGTGTTTTTCTTTTTGCCCTCAATGTTGTTGTCTGGTTTTATGTTCCCGTTTCGAGGAATGCCTTTGTGGGCACAAATCATTGGCGAGGGTTTGCCCTTAACCCACTTCCTTAGAGTTGTACGTGGGATTATGTTGAAGGGTGCTGGTTTTAATGACTTACGAGGCGAGTTAGTCGCGATTGTTGTTTTTATGGTGGTCGTCGTTTTAATCGCAATGCTTCGTTATAAGCGAACTTTAGATTGA